GTTTGAAACTGATCGTCGATTTTGATAAAACCCTGTGCATCTAATTCAGTGCCTGTCACAGCAGAATTTAATGCCTGAGTATTCGGTTTGCGCCCAGTCGCAATCAGCAATGCTTCCCCATCGATTACTTCACCATTATTCAGCGTTAGGGTAAACACACCGTTAGTGTAAGCAACCTGCTGAACCGTTACATTGAAATGCAGCCCTATTCCATCTTGTCTAAAAGCATCAGCAAGCACAGCACTGACATCGGATTCTTCTTGAGCCAGCAAGTGATCGCCCCGCACAATCAATTCGGTTTGGCTCCCTAAACGCGCCATTCCTTGCCCTAATTCTAGAGCAATATAGCCACCGCCGACCACGAGCAACCGGGGCGGAATTTGCTGCAAATCAAAGAAATTTCGGTTGGTTAGATAAGGTGTTCCAGCTAAACCAGGAATGTCAGGAATAGTAGAGGATGTCCCTGTGTTGATAACAATGATCGGAGCCTGCACCGTCACACCTCCTCCGCTTACAGTTCGCTCTCCGGTGAAAGCAGCTTCAGCACAGATGACTCGAACCCCTGCACTCTCTAATCGCCGCTTGGTACCCTGGTTAAACTGGCTGCGAATGCTACGCACACGCTCCATCACCGCAGAAAAATCGACTTCAACCTGCGCGTGTATGCCTAGCTTCGCGGCTTGTCGAGCGCGACCTGCGGCATGAGCAGCAGCTAAAAAGGCTTTAGAAGGTGTGCAACCATAGTTTATGCAACTGCCACCCAACGCATCGCGCTCAAACAAAACAACCTTTCGGCCTGCTTTGGCAAAGTCAGCCGCGAGTGGAACTCCGCCCTGACCACTTCCAATTACAATTACATCTGCTGTTTCCATTGTTACCTCTGTTGATAGCTGGTTAAGCTGTCGCGCATTTAAATTGTATAATTTTGGGTCTAAAACCCTTTCATAGCCTAGAGGCAGCTAAAAAACTAGATGCGTGGCAGCTTATTACAGTTTGTCGAGTCCGACTGGCTTTGATTAAATCGGCTGCCTTCTCGCCAATCATGTTGGTAGTGCTATAATAGACATCCAAGAATTAAATTACTCAATTCCTACATCAAAAACCGTCAACTTCGACGATGGCCTTTGCAAACTCCCGCGGCGCTTCTTGCGGCAGGTTGTGCCCGACCCCGCCCTTGACGATCCGGTGTGCGTATTTGCCGGAGAATTTCCTTGCGTAGGTGCTGCTGTCGGGGTGTGGCGCACCGTTGGCATCACCTTCGAGAGTGATGGTGGGTATGGCGATCGCAGGGGCTGCGGCGAGTCGCTTCTCAAGATCGTCATACTTCGACTCGCCTTCAGCCAGACCGAGCCGCCAGCGATAGTTATGGATGACGATACCGACATGATCCGGGTTATTGAAAGCAGCCGCGCTACGCTCAAACGTCGCGTCATCGAAGTGCCATTGCGGCGAAGCAAGTTTCCAGATGAGCTTGTTAAAGTTATGCCAGTATTTTTCGTAGCCGACGCGCCCCCGCTCCGTCGCGAAATAAAATTGATACCACCATTGGAGTTCGGCCTGCGGCGGTAGCGGTGTCTTGTTGGCTTCAGGGCTGCCGATCAAATAACCACTCACGGAGACGAGCGCCTTGCAGCGCTCCGGCCAGAGTGCCGCGATGATGTTGGCTGTTCGCGCGCCCCAATCATAACCAGCGAGGATCGCCCTCTCGATCTTGAGCGCATCCATCAACGCGATAATATCGACAGCGATCGCCGACTGTTGCCCATTGCGGAACGTCTCGCTCGAAAGAAAGCGCGTCGTGCCATAGCCGCGCAGATATGGAACAATCGCCCTGTACCCCGCCGACGCCAACAAAGGAGCGACATCGACATAGCTGTGAATGTCGTAGGGCCATCCATGCAGGAGGATTACCGGACGACCATTGGCGGGGCCAACCTCAGCGTATCCGACATTTAGAACACCAGCATCGATCTGCCTCAGTGAGCCGAACGAGGTGTTTGTCCCCGACTTCAGTATGGACAGAACTGCTGGTTTTGTTTTGCTTGATTGTGCGATCGCAGAACCGAATATGGCTAGCTGTGTAGTAGCAATGGTCATAGCCGCAG
This Nostoc sp. C052 DNA region includes the following protein-coding sequences:
- a CDS encoding NAD(P)/FAD-dependent oxidoreductase, which codes for METADVIVIGSGQGGVPLAADFAKAGRKVVLFERDALGGSCINYGCTPSKAFLAAAHAAGRARQAAKLGIHAQVEVDFSAVMERVRSIRSQFNQGTKRRLESAGVRVICAEAAFTGERTVSGGGVTVQAPIIVINTGTSSTIPDIPGLAGTPYLTNRNFFDLQQIPPRLLVVGGGYIALELGQGMARLGSQTELIVRGDHLLAQEESDVSAVLADAFRQDGIGLHFNVTVQQVAYTNGVFTLTLNNGEVIDGEALLIATGRKPNTQALNSAVTGTELDAQGFIKIDDQFQTTCAGIYAIGDVAKQPAFTHVSWEDYRRLKAILCGEHRTRNDRVLGYAVYTEPQVGRVGMTLEQAQKQGISAREVTLPMAHIARSIEWGHDLGFYRMVIDTHTNLILGATLVGYETAELVHVFLSLMEAKATWQVLEQSVHIHPTYGEALPSLARLLVGDDMPTCPNM
- a CDS encoding alpha/beta fold hydrolase: MSEKINHQRRRFLGTAAMTIATTQLAIFGSAIAQSSKTKPAVLSILKSGTNTSFGSLRQIDAGVLNVGYAEVGPANGRPVILLHGWPYDIHSYVDVAPLLASAGYRAIVPYLRGYGTTRFLSSETFRNGQQSAIAVDIIALMDALKIERAILAGYDWGARTANIIAALWPERCKALVSVSGYLIGSPEANKTPLPPQAELQWWYQFYFATERGRVGYEKYWHNFNKLIWKLASPQWHFDDATFERSAAAFNNPDHVGIVIHNYRWRLGLAEGESKYDDLEKRLAAAPAIAIPTITLEGDANGAPHPDSSTYARKFSGKYAHRIVKGGVGHNLPQEAPREFAKAIVEVDGF